A single region of the Salvelinus sp. IW2-2015 linkage group LG20, ASM291031v2, whole genome shotgun sequence genome encodes:
- the anapc13 gene encoding anaphase-promoting complex subunit 13 encodes MDSEVQRDGRVLDLTDDAWREDRLPYEDVTIPLSELPEAEQDNGGSTESVKEQEMKWSDLALQSLHENTPNTGT; translated from the exons ATGGACAGTGAAGTTCAAAGAGATGGCAGGGTTCTTGACCTTACAGATGATGCTTGGAGGGAAGACCGTCTACCTTATGAAGATGTCACTATTCCGTTG AGTGAACTGCCTGAAGCTGAGCAAGATAATGGAGGATCAACAGAGTCTGTGAAAGAACAAGAAATGAAGTGGTCAGATTTGGCTCTACAGAGTCTGCACGAGAATACACCTAACACTGGGACTTAG